The Micromonospora sp. M71_S20 genome has a window encoding:
- the pheS gene encoding phenylalanine--tRNA ligase subunit alpha — MSYRNDPYDPKQVALLDPAALAEAVAAAEKAFAEAGDPDALTALRPAHLGDRSPVSLARREIGALPPAAKSDAGKRVNEARRAIDAAYAARQEVLDREQAQRVLVEERVDVTLPHDRRPRGARHPISTLMEQISDLFVGMGYEVAEGPEVELEWTNFDALNIPADHPARGLMDTFHVAPADGSAEAAGSGLVLRTHTSPVQARTMLTRKPPIYVIVPGRVYRTDELDATHAPVFHQVEGLVVDRGITMAHLRGTLDHFARAMFGEGAKTRFRPHYFPFTEPSAEFDVWFPEHRDGPRWVEWGGCGMVNPRVLRACGIDPEVYSGFAFGMGIDRTVMFRHGVSDMRDMAEGDVRFTRAFGAGA; from the coding sequence ATGAGCTACCGCAACGATCCGTACGACCCGAAGCAGGTCGCCCTGCTCGACCCGGCCGCCCTGGCCGAGGCCGTCGCCGCCGCCGAGAAGGCGTTCGCCGAGGCCGGTGACCCGGACGCGCTGACCGCGCTGCGCCCGGCGCACCTCGGCGACCGGTCCCCGGTCTCGCTGGCCCGCCGCGAGATCGGCGCGCTGCCGCCGGCCGCGAAGTCCGACGCCGGCAAGCGGGTCAACGAGGCCCGCCGCGCCATCGACGCCGCGTACGCGGCCCGCCAGGAGGTCCTGGACCGGGAGCAGGCGCAACGGGTGCTGGTGGAGGAGCGCGTCGACGTGACGCTGCCCCACGACCGGCGGCCCCGGGGCGCCCGGCACCCCATCAGCACCCTGATGGAGCAGATCAGCGACCTGTTCGTCGGCATGGGCTACGAGGTGGCCGAGGGGCCCGAGGTCGAGCTGGAGTGGACCAACTTCGACGCCCTGAACATCCCCGCCGACCACCCGGCGCGCGGCCTGATGGACACCTTCCACGTCGCCCCCGCCGACGGCTCCGCCGAAGCGGCGGGCTCCGGGCTCGTCCTGCGTACGCACACCTCGCCGGTGCAGGCGCGCACCATGCTGACCCGCAAGCCGCCGATCTACGTGATCGTGCCGGGCCGGGTCTACCGCACCGACGAGCTGGACGCCACCCACGCGCCGGTCTTCCACCAGGTGGAGGGTCTCGTCGTCGACCGGGGCATCACCATGGCGCACCTGCGCGGCACCCTGGACCACTTCGCCCGGGCGATGTTCGGCGAGGGCGCGAAGACCCGTTTCCGGCCGCACTACTTCCCGTTCACCGAGCCGTCCGCCGAGTTCGACGTCTGGTTCCCCGAGCACCGCGACGGCCCGCGTTGGGTCGAGTGGGGCGGTTGCGGCATGGTCAACCCGCGGGTGCTTCGCGCCTGCGGCATCGACCCCGAGGTCTACTCGGGATTCGCGTTCGGCATGGGCATCGACCGGACGGTGATGTTCCGGCACGGGGTCAGCGACATGCGGGACATGGCCGAGGGCGACGTGCGGTTCACCCGCGCGTTCGGGGCCGGGGCGTAG
- a CDS encoding RNA methyltransferase, which yields MQSPSRGRRLDAVSGPFTPRTPRVVAARRLQRRRDREAAGRFLAEGPQAVREALARPGVVTELFGTPAALDRHADLAAVAARADVPVSEATDEALAALAETVAPQGLVAVCRHLDVPLERALADGPRLVAVLAGIRDPGNAGTVLRTADAAGAGAVVFAGEAVDPYNGKCVRASAGSLFHVDVVRAPDPVDVVAALRAAGLTVLATTGYGEDDLDDLADDGRLAAPTAWLFGSEAHGLPEALTAAADARVRVPLHGRAESLNLAAAAAVCLYASARAQRRP from the coding sequence ATGCAGTCACCATCGCGCGGGAGACGCCTCGACGCTGTCTCCGGCCCCTTCACCCCGCGTACCCCCAGGGTGGTCGCTGCCCGCCGGTTGCAGCGCCGCCGGGACCGCGAGGCCGCCGGCCGCTTCCTGGCCGAGGGGCCGCAGGCGGTCCGCGAGGCACTGGCCCGCCCGGGGGTGGTCACCGAACTCTTCGGTACGCCCGCCGCCCTGGACCGGCACGCCGACCTGGCCGCCGTCGCGGCCCGCGCCGACGTGCCCGTCTCCGAGGCGACCGACGAGGCGCTCGCCGCGCTGGCCGAGACGGTCGCCCCGCAGGGCCTCGTCGCCGTCTGCCGCCACCTCGACGTGCCGCTGGAGCGGGCCCTGGCCGACGGGCCCCGCCTGGTGGCCGTGCTCGCCGGAATCCGCGACCCGGGCAACGCCGGCACCGTGCTGCGCACCGCCGACGCCGCGGGCGCCGGTGCGGTGGTCTTCGCCGGCGAGGCCGTCGACCCGTACAACGGCAAGTGCGTGCGGGCCTCGGCCGGCAGCCTCTTCCACGTCGACGTGGTCCGCGCGCCCGACCCGGTGGACGTCGTCGCGGCGCTGCGCGCCGCCGGGCTCACCGTCCTCGCCACCACCGGCTACGGCGAGGACGACCTCGACGACCTCGCCGACGACGGGCGGCTCGCCGCCCCCACCGCCTGGCTCTTCGGCTCGGAGGCGCACGGCCTGCCCGAGGCGCTCACCGCCGCCGCCGACGCCCGGGTCCGGGTGCCCCTGCACGGGCGCGCCGAGAGCCTGAACCTGGCTGCGGCCGCCGCCGTCTGCCTGTACGCTTCGGCGAGAGCACAGCGGCGGCCGTGA
- the rplT gene encoding 50S ribosomal protein L20, giving the protein MARVKRAVNAQKKRRTLLETASGYRGQRSRLYRKAKEQVLHSMQYAYRDRRDRKGDFRQLWIQRINAGARANGMTYNRLIQGLRLAGIEVDRKILADLAVNDAAAFAAIVELARAAVAAEGTGGAAAQAA; this is encoded by the coding sequence ATGGCACGCGTCAAGCGGGCTGTGAACGCCCAGAAGAAGCGTCGTACCCTGCTGGAGACCGCGAGCGGCTACCGCGGTCAGCGCTCCCGCCTCTACCGCAAGGCCAAGGAGCAGGTGCTGCACTCGATGCAGTACGCCTACCGGGACCGTCGCGACCGCAAGGGCGACTTCCGGCAGCTGTGGATCCAGCGGATCAACGCGGGCGCCCGCGCCAACGGGATGACCTACAACCGCCTGATCCAGGGCCTGCGCCTGGCCGGCATCGAGGTCGACCGCAAGATCCTGGCCGACCTGGCCGTCAACGACGCCGCCGCCTTCGCGGCGATCGTCGAGCTGGCCCGGGCCGCGGTCGCGGCCGAGGGCACCGGCGGCGCGGCGGCCCAGGCCGCCTGA
- the rpmI gene encoding 50S ribosomal protein L35, protein MPKMKSHTGMGKRVKVTGKGKIVAQQAGLRHNLEKKPSTQTRRLTGTVVLAKADVKRIKKLLGR, encoded by the coding sequence ATGCCGAAGATGAAGAGCCACACGGGAATGGGCAAGCGGGTCAAGGTGACCGGCAAGGGCAAGATCGTTGCCCAGCAGGCCGGCCTCCGGCACAACCTGGAGAAGAAGCCCTCCACCCAGACCCGTCGGCTGACCGGCACCGTGGTGCTGGCCAAGGCCGATGTCAAGCGCATCAAGAAGCTGCTCGGCCGCTGA
- the infC gene encoding translation initiation factor IF-3, with protein MNEQIRAREVRLVGPEGEQVGIVPLERALQLAADVDLDLVEVAPMARPPVCKLMDFGKFKYESALKAREARRNQQQTVIKEMKLRPKIDPHDYETKKGHVVRFLKAGDKVKVTIMFRGREQSRPELGYRLLRRLESEISELGYVEAAPKQDGRNMIMVLAPHRATKAAAVAATATRGGPRERDAEGAPADEPAAAGDTGTVADNSGE; from the coding sequence GTGAACGAGCAGATCCGGGCACGTGAGGTCCGACTGGTCGGCCCCGAGGGCGAGCAGGTGGGCATCGTCCCGCTGGAGCGCGCCCTTCAGCTGGCCGCGGACGTCGACCTGGACCTGGTCGAGGTTGCGCCGATGGCGCGCCCGCCGGTGTGCAAGCTCATGGACTTCGGCAAGTTCAAGTACGAGAGCGCACTGAAGGCGCGCGAAGCGCGGCGTAACCAGCAGCAGACCGTCATCAAGGAGATGAAGCTCCGGCCGAAGATCGACCCGCACGACTACGAGACCAAGAAGGGTCACGTGGTGCGGTTCCTCAAGGCGGGCGACAAGGTCAAGGTGACGATCATGTTCCGCGGTCGCGAGCAGAGCCGTCCGGAGCTGGGTTACCGGCTCCTGCGCCGGCTCGAGTCGGAGATCTCGGAGCTGGGGTACGTCGAGGCCGCTCCGAAGCAGGACGGTCGAAACATGATCATGGTGCTCGCGCCGCACCGCGCCACCAAGGCCGCCGCGGTCGCCGCCACGGCCACCCGGGGCGGGCCCAGGGAGCGGGACGCCGAGGGCGCCCCGGCCGACGAGCCCGCAGCGGCCGGTGACACCGGCACCGTCGCCGACAACAGCGGCGAGTAA
- a CDS encoding PH domain-containing protein, translated as MSEIESVHLRPRRIRVVCWACAAVLFVVFSLLATSLSGATGNGYGSFQRGDQIAMVGLGVLGALAFLIFTRPRVDANASGVRVRNVVGSYELPWEVVRGVRFDRGAPWASLELHDDDLLPMVALQAADKERAVEGVRALRRLHQAHQARLTEGATGR; from the coding sequence GTGAGCGAAATCGAGTCCGTCCACCTCCGCCCGCGCCGCATCCGAGTGGTCTGCTGGGCCTGCGCGGCCGTGCTGTTCGTGGTGTTCAGCCTGCTGGCCACCTCGCTGAGCGGCGCGACGGGCAACGGCTACGGCAGCTTCCAGCGGGGCGACCAGATCGCGATGGTCGGGCTCGGCGTCCTCGGCGCGCTCGCCTTCCTGATCTTCACCCGGCCCCGGGTCGACGCGAACGCGTCGGGGGTGCGCGTGCGCAACGTCGTCGGCTCGTACGAGCTGCCGTGGGAGGTCGTCCGGGGGGTCCGCTTCGACCGGGGCGCGCCCTGGGCGAGCCTGGAGTTGCACGACGACGACCTGCTGCCGATGGTCGCCCTGCAGGCCGCCGACAAGGAGCGGGCCGTCGAGGGGGTCCGCGCCCTGCGCCGGCTGCACCAGGCGCACCAGGCCCGGCTCACCGAGGGCGCCACCGGCCGCTGA
- a CDS encoding DMT family transporter, whose amino-acid sequence MRRPATPGTVPGHSPTASGLPPWAALTLVTLAGVASAAQGAINAELGERAGNATLGAVVNNLGGALLVGLGVLALPSARTGLAALRRAGLPWWAYLGGLGGAGIVLAGAYIVPVLGVAVFTIAQVAGGSLGGLAVDRAGLAPVGRLALTPPRVAGALLGVTAVTLAQLGQPVGDLALGLVLLAVAGGLGVALQSALNARVSAASSAAAGMVVNFATATPVVLLVAALAGALTGPGPTWPDDWYLYTGGLLGVVIVAALLVGVPAVGVLRTGLALVAGQLGGALLLDALLPGGPGLRLPVLAGALLTLAAALVAGRGRGRRGPGEAVPPVERVAAPERPASGGRLVG is encoded by the coding sequence GTGAGACGCCCGGCCACGCCGGGGACGGTGCCGGGGCACTCGCCCACCGCGTCGGGACTGCCGCCGTGGGCGGCGCTGACCCTGGTCACCCTCGCCGGCGTCGCCTCGGCGGCCCAGGGCGCGATCAACGCCGAGCTCGGCGAGCGGGCCGGCAACGCGACCCTGGGGGCGGTGGTCAACAACCTCGGCGGGGCGCTGCTGGTCGGCCTCGGGGTCTTGGCGCTGCCGTCGGCGCGCACCGGCCTGGCCGCGCTGCGCCGGGCAGGGCTGCCCTGGTGGGCGTACCTGGGCGGGCTTGGCGGCGCGGGCATCGTGCTGGCCGGCGCGTACATCGTGCCGGTGCTCGGGGTGGCGGTCTTCACCATCGCCCAGGTCGCCGGGGGCAGCCTCGGCGGGCTTGCCGTCGACCGGGCCGGGCTGGCGCCGGTGGGGCGGCTGGCGCTCACCCCGCCACGCGTGGCCGGCGCGCTGCTCGGCGTGACCGCCGTGACGCTGGCCCAGCTCGGCCAGCCCGTCGGCGATCTCGCCCTCGGCCTGGTCCTGCTCGCCGTGGCCGGCGGGCTGGGCGTCGCGCTCCAGTCCGCGCTGAACGCGCGGGTCTCCGCCGCCAGCTCGGCCGCCGCCGGGATGGTGGTCAACTTCGCCACGGCCACGCCCGTCGTGCTGCTGGTCGCGGCGCTGGCCGGCGCCCTCACCGGGCCGGGCCCGACCTGGCCGGACGACTGGTACCTCTACACCGGCGGCCTGCTCGGCGTCGTCATCGTGGCCGCCCTGCTGGTCGGCGTCCCGGCGGTCGGCGTGCTGCGCACCGGGCTCGCCCTCGTCGCCGGCCAGTTGGGCGGCGCCCTGCTGCTGGACGCGCTGCTGCCGGGCGGCCCCGGCCTGCGGCTGCCGGTGCTCGCCGGGGCGCTGCTCACCCTGGCGGCCGCCCTGGTCGCCGGCCGGGGGCGCGGCCGGCGGGGTCCCGGGGAGGCCGTCCCGCCCGTGGAACGTGTGGCGGCACCGGAACGGCCCGCATCGGGTGGCAGACTGGTGGGGTGA
- the hisG gene encoding ATP phosphoribosyltransferase, producing MLRVAIPNKGTLAEPAAQMLREAGYRQRTDPKDLVCRDEANDVEFFYLRPKDIATYVGSGDLDLGITGRDLLIDSGAPAEEVVDLAFGRATFRFAARPDDIASVRELGGHRIATAYPGLVERHLAELGLKAEVIRLDGAVENAVRLGVADVVADVVETGATLRQAGLVVFGEPLLRSSAVLVRRADAATHPQAAQLLRRLHGVLVARRYVMLAYDVPAGLLDRASSLTPGIESPTVSPLHREGWVAVQAMVLRDDVHRIMDELYELGARAILVTNIHACRL from the coding sequence ATGCTGCGTGTCGCCATTCCGAACAAGGGCACCCTGGCCGAGCCGGCCGCCCAGATGCTGCGCGAGGCGGGCTACCGCCAGCGCACCGACCCGAAGGACCTGGTCTGCCGGGACGAGGCCAACGACGTCGAATTCTTCTACCTGCGCCCGAAGGACATCGCCACCTACGTCGGCTCCGGCGACCTGGACCTGGGCATCACCGGCCGGGACCTGTTGATCGACTCCGGTGCCCCCGCCGAGGAGGTCGTCGACCTCGCCTTCGGCCGGGCCACCTTCCGCTTCGCCGCCCGCCCCGACGACATCGCCTCGGTGCGGGAGCTGGGCGGGCACCGGATCGCCACCGCGTACCCGGGGCTCGTGGAGCGGCACCTCGCGGAGCTCGGGCTCAAGGCCGAGGTGATCCGCCTCGACGGCGCGGTGGAGAACGCCGTCCGGCTCGGCGTCGCCGACGTGGTCGCCGACGTGGTGGAGACGGGCGCCACGCTGCGCCAGGCCGGCCTGGTGGTCTTCGGCGAGCCGCTGCTGCGCTCGTCGGCGGTGCTGGTCCGCCGCGCCGACGCCGCGACCCACCCGCAGGCCGCGCAGCTGCTGCGCCGGCTGCACGGGGTGCTGGTCGCCCGCCGCTACGTGATGCTCGCCTACGACGTGCCGGCCGGCCTGCTGGACCGGGCCAGCTCGCTGACCCCGGGCATCGAGTCGCCGACCGTCTCCCCGCTGCACCGCGAGGGCTGGGTGGCGGTGCAGGCGATGGTGCTCCGCGACGACGTGCACCGGATCATGGACGAGCTGTACGAGCTCGGCGCCCGCGCGATCCTGGTCACGAACATCCACGCCTGCCGGCTGTGA
- a CDS encoding phosphoribosyl-ATP diphosphatase: MKTFEELFAELQAKAAAGTPGSGTVAALEKGVHFIGKKVVEEAAESWMAAEHEGPERTAEEISQLLYQVQVLMLASGLDLKDVYRHL, translated from the coding sequence GTGAAGACGTTCGAGGAGTTGTTCGCCGAGCTGCAGGCCAAGGCCGCTGCGGGCACCCCCGGCTCGGGCACGGTCGCCGCGCTCGAGAAGGGCGTGCACTTCATCGGCAAGAAGGTCGTCGAGGAGGCGGCCGAGTCGTGGATGGCCGCCGAGCACGAGGGGCCGGAACGCACAGCCGAGGAGATCTCCCAGCTGCTCTACCAGGTCCAGGTGCTGATGCTGGCCAGCGGTCTCGACCTGAAGGACGTCTACCGACATCTGTGA
- the ribH gene encoding 6,7-dimethyl-8-ribityllumazine synthase, with translation MAGFGEPGVTAVDAAGMTVGVVAARWHGELTDHMLDRAVAAAEACGARAVTARVAGSVELPVVAQALARRCDVVVALGVVVRGATAHFDYVCRSVTDGLTRVALDEGKPVAHGVLTVDTLAQARDRAGLPGSAEDKGWAATVAALDAALAIRALASNGHRVGFGG, from the coding sequence ATGGCGGGTTTCGGTGAACCGGGCGTGACGGCGGTGGACGCCGCCGGGATGACCGTCGGCGTGGTCGCCGCGCGCTGGCACGGCGAGCTGACCGACCACATGCTCGACCGGGCGGTCGCCGCCGCCGAGGCGTGCGGCGCCCGGGCGGTCACCGCCCGGGTGGCCGGCTCGGTCGAGTTGCCCGTGGTGGCGCAGGCCCTCGCGCGGCGCTGCGACGTCGTGGTCGCGCTGGGTGTGGTGGTCCGCGGCGCCACCGCCCACTTCGACTACGTCTGCCGCTCGGTCACCGACGGGCTGACCCGGGTGGCGCTGGACGAGGGCAAGCCCGTCGCGCACGGCGTCCTCACCGTCGACACCCTCGCGCAGGCCCGGGACCGGGCCGGGCTGCCCGGCTCGGCGGAGGACAAGGGCTGGGCGGCCACCGTCGCCGCCCTCGACGCCGCCCTGGCCATCCGCGCCCTCGCCAGCAACGGCCACCGGGTCGGCTTCGGCGGCTGA
- a CDS encoding bifunctional 3,4-dihydroxy-2-butanone-4-phosphate synthase/GTP cyclohydrolase II: MSTFGSIEQAVADVAAGRPVVVVDDADRENEGDLIFAAELATPELLAFMVRHTSGYICAPLTESECDRLDLPPQHHTNQDRRGTAYTVTVDAREGVSTGISAADRAHTIRLLADPGTGPADLARPGHVVPLRAREGGVLRRPGHTEAAVDLTRLAGLRPAGVLCELVNDDGTMMRVPDLEKFCAEHSLTLITIADLVAYRRRTEKQVERVADARMPTRHGVFRALGYRSEHDSAEHVALVAGEIGDGRDVLVRVHSECLTGDVFGSVRCDCGPQLDAALDRVAREGRGVVLYVRGHEGRGIGLLHKLQAYQLQDQGRDTVDANLDLGLPADARDYGTGAQILYDIGVRSMRLLTNNPAKRAGLEGYGLTVTGREGLPVRPHPENVRYLRTKRDRMGHLLDELDEVTEAPMGRPVLGDEIGA, from the coding sequence ATGAGCACCTTTGGCAGCATCGAGCAGGCGGTGGCGGACGTCGCCGCCGGCCGGCCCGTCGTCGTGGTCGACGACGCCGACCGGGAGAACGAGGGCGACCTGATCTTCGCCGCCGAGCTGGCGACGCCCGAGCTGCTCGCCTTCATGGTGCGCCACACGTCCGGCTACATCTGCGCGCCGCTGACCGAGAGCGAGTGCGACCGGCTGGACCTGCCGCCGCAGCACCACACCAACCAGGACCGGCGCGGCACCGCCTACACGGTGACCGTGGACGCCCGGGAGGGCGTCAGCACCGGCATCTCCGCCGCCGACCGGGCGCACACCATCCGGCTGCTCGCCGACCCCGGCACCGGCCCGGCAGACCTGGCGCGGCCCGGGCACGTGGTGCCGCTGCGGGCCCGCGAGGGCGGCGTGCTGCGCCGGCCCGGCCACACGGAGGCCGCGGTCGACCTGACCCGGCTGGCCGGGCTGCGTCCCGCCGGCGTGCTCTGCGAGCTGGTCAACGACGACGGCACCATGATGCGGGTGCCGGACCTGGAGAAGTTCTGCGCCGAGCACTCCCTGACCCTGATCACCATCGCCGACCTGGTCGCGTACCGGCGGCGGACCGAGAAGCAGGTCGAGCGGGTCGCCGACGCCCGGATGCCCACCCGGCACGGCGTGTTCCGGGCCCTGGGCTACCGCAGCGAGCACGACTCGGCCGAGCATGTCGCCCTGGTCGCGGGTGAGATCGGCGACGGGCGCGACGTGCTGGTGCGGGTGCACTCCGAGTGCCTCACCGGGGACGTGTTCGGCTCGGTGCGCTGCGACTGCGGCCCGCAGCTCGACGCCGCCCTGGACCGGGTCGCCCGGGAGGGCCGGGGCGTGGTGCTCTACGTACGCGGCCACGAGGGGCGCGGCATCGGGCTGCTGCACAAGCTCCAGGCGTACCAGCTCCAGGACCAGGGCCGCGACACGGTCGACGCCAACCTCGACCTGGGCCTGCCGGCCGACGCCCGCGACTACGGCACCGGCGCGCAGATCCTCTACGACATCGGGGTGCGCTCGATGCGGCTGCTCACCAACAACCCGGCCAAGCGCGCCGGCCTGGAGGGCTACGGGCTGACTGTCACCGGCCGCGAGGGGCTGCCGGTGCGCCCGCACCCGGAGAACGTGCGCTACCTGCGCACCAAGCGGGACCGGATGGGGCACCTGCTGGACGAGCTGGACGAGGTGACCGAGGCGCCGATGGGCCGCCCGGTCCTCGGCGACGAGATCGGAGCGTAG
- the pnuC gene encoding nicotinamide riboside transporter PnuC, which translates to MGPLGWLLDAQVDIAGSPVLVREIVGNGFGLASAVFGLRRLVWAWPVGMIGNALLFTVFLGGVFATPQAHDLYGQAGRQVFFFSVSVYGWWRWSQHRRRGVDGDRTAVAPRWATGRERLGLLLAAVIGTAAAYPLLAALGSWGPLPDAWILTGSLLATYGMARGWVDFWLIWIAVDAVGVPLLLRGGFYPSAAMYLVYGAFCAWGLVAWWRTSRAARPAPAPIPSTYSEAVA; encoded by the coding sequence ATGGGCCCGCTCGGGTGGTTGCTCGACGCACAGGTCGACATCGCCGGCTCGCCCGTGCTGGTCCGCGAGATCGTCGGCAACGGCTTCGGGCTGGCGTCGGCGGTGTTCGGCCTGCGCCGGCTGGTCTGGGCCTGGCCCGTCGGCATGATCGGCAACGCGTTGCTGTTCACCGTCTTCCTGGGCGGTGTCTTCGCCACCCCGCAGGCGCACGACCTCTACGGGCAGGCGGGCCGGCAGGTCTTCTTCTTCTCGGTCAGCGTCTACGGCTGGTGGCGCTGGTCGCAGCACCGCCGCCGGGGCGTCGACGGCGACCGGACGGCGGTGGCGCCCCGCTGGGCCACCGGCCGGGAACGGCTCGGCCTGCTGCTCGCGGCCGTGATCGGCACCGCCGCCGCGTACCCGCTGCTCGCCGCCCTCGGCTCCTGGGGGCCGCTGCCGGACGCCTGGATCCTCACCGGCAGCCTGCTCGCCACCTACGGCATGGCCCGCGGCTGGGTGGACTTCTGGCTCATCTGGATCGCCGTCGACGCGGTCGGCGTGCCGCTGCTGCTGCGGGGCGGCTTCTACCCCTCGGCCGCCATGTACCTCGTCTACGGCGCCTTCTGCGCCTGGGGCCTGGTCGCCTGGTGGCGCACCTCGCGGGCCGCCCGCCCGGCGCCCGCGCCGATCCCGTCGACCTACTCGGAGGCCGTGGCATGA
- a CDS encoding riboflavin synthase, which translates to MFTGIVEELGEVVRITETAGDSALVAVRGPLVTSDARHGDSIAVNGVCLTVVDVENGTFTADVMGETLRRSALGALRAGDPVNLERAAALGSRLGGHLVQGHVDGVGEVVAREPAAQWETVRFRLPAALARYVVEKGSITVDGVSLTVAEVGPDWFAVGLIPTTLKLTTLGARRVGDPVNLEVDVLAKYVERLLGARLADPARPDAGPPDGLPVTLPGAAAPGGVA; encoded by the coding sequence ATGTTCACCGGCATCGTCGAGGAGTTGGGTGAGGTCGTCCGGATCACCGAGACGGCGGGTGACTCGGCGCTGGTCGCGGTCCGCGGCCCGCTGGTCACCTCGGACGCCCGGCACGGCGACTCGATCGCGGTCAACGGCGTCTGCCTGACCGTGGTCGACGTCGAGAACGGGACCTTCACCGCGGACGTGATGGGGGAGACGCTGCGCCGCTCCGCGCTGGGCGCGCTGCGGGCCGGCGACCCGGTCAACCTGGAGCGGGCCGCCGCGCTGGGCAGCCGCCTCGGCGGGCACCTCGTGCAGGGGCACGTCGACGGCGTCGGCGAGGTCGTCGCCCGCGAGCCGGCCGCGCAGTGGGAGACCGTCCGGTTCCGGCTGCCCGCCGCCCTGGCCCGGTACGTGGTGGAGAAGGGCTCGATCACGGTCGACGGCGTCTCGCTGACCGTCGCCGAGGTCGGCCCGGACTGGTTCGCGGTCGGCCTGATCCCGACCACGCTGAAGCTGACCACCCTCGGCGCCCGGCGCGTCGGCGACCCGGTCAACCTCGAGGTGGACGTGCTCGCCAAGTACGTCGAGCGGCTGCTCGGCGCCCGGCTGGCCGACCCCGCCCGCCCGGACGCCGGCCCGCCCGACGGGCTGCCGGTCACCCTGCCGGGTGCCGCCGCACCGGGTGGGGTGGCCTGA
- the ribD gene encoding bifunctional diaminohydroxyphosphoribosylaminopyrimidine deaminase/5-amino-6-(5-phosphoribosylamino)uracil reductase RibD has product MAGVSVDEAMRRAVELAARGLGTTSPNPVVGCVLLDADGQVVGEGFHAYAGGPHAEIVALAQAGERARGGTAVVTLEPCDHTGRTGPCSTALVRAGVARVVVAVPDPNPLATGGAATLRAAGIQVDTGVRACEAEAGNVAWLTSMRRGWPYVIWKFAATLDGRSAAADGTSMWITSEAARMDVHALRGTVDAVLAGVGTVLADDPRLTARNLRDGTLAIRQPLRVVVDTDGRTPADARVRDGAARTWIATAAEVGTGPDGRVDLPALLAALHQRGVRAALLEGGPKLAGAFLAAGLVDKIVGYVAPRLLGAGPTALVDAGVNTIAEAIDLEYVDVTQVGPDLRITALPRKREG; this is encoded by the coding sequence ATGGCCGGCGTCTCCGTCGACGAGGCGATGCGTCGCGCGGTGGAACTCGCCGCGCGCGGTCTCGGCACGACCAGCCCCAACCCGGTGGTCGGCTGCGTGCTGCTCGACGCCGACGGGCAGGTGGTCGGCGAGGGGTTCCACGCCTACGCCGGAGGGCCGCACGCCGAGATCGTCGCGCTCGCCCAGGCCGGGGAGCGGGCCCGCGGCGGCACCGCCGTGGTCACCCTGGAACCCTGCGACCACACCGGCCGCACCGGCCCCTGCAGCACCGCGCTGGTGCGCGCCGGCGTCGCCCGGGTCGTCGTCGCCGTGCCCGACCCCAACCCGCTCGCCACCGGGGGCGCCGCCACGCTGCGCGCCGCCGGGATCCAGGTCGACACGGGGGTACGCGCGTGCGAGGCGGAGGCCGGCAACGTCGCCTGGCTCACCTCCATGCGCCGGGGCTGGCCGTACGTGATCTGGAAGTTCGCCGCGACGCTGGACGGCCGGTCGGCGGCGGCCGACGGCACCAGCATGTGGATCACCTCCGAGGCCGCCCGGATGGACGTGCACGCGCTGCGCGGCACCGTCGACGCGGTGCTCGCCGGCGTGGGCACGGTCCTCGCCGACGACCCCCGGCTCACCGCCCGCAACCTGCGCGACGGCACGCTCGCCATCCGGCAGCCGCTGCGGGTCGTGGTGGACACCGACGGGCGTACGCCGGCCGACGCCCGGGTCCGCGACGGCGCGGCGCGCACGTGGATCGCCACCGCGGCGGAGGTCGGCACCGGGCCCGACGGCCGCGTCGACCTGCCGGCGCTGCTCGCCGCGCTGCACCAGCGCGGGGTCCGCGCCGCGCTGCTGGAGGGCGGCCCGAAGCTGGCCGGGGCCTTCCTGGCCGCCGGCCTGGTCGACAAGATCGTCGGCTACGTCGCGCCCCGGCTGCTCGGCGCCGGCCCGACGGCCCTGGTCGACGCGGGTGTGAACACCATCGCCGAGGCCATCGACCTGGAGTACGTCGACGTTACGCAGGTCGGACCCGACCTGCGGATCACCGCGCTGCCCCGGAAGAGGGAGGGCTGA